From Musa acuminata AAA Group cultivar baxijiao chromosome BXJ3-8, Cavendish_Baxijiao_AAA, whole genome shotgun sequence, one genomic window encodes:
- the LOC135646138 gene encoding uncharacterized protein LOC135646138 — MAGGRSTAAEEDENVDHYAVLGLPSGEEGAKLTLKEIEKAYRNQSRIRHPDKRPNDPNATSDFQQLKTSFEVLKDEASRCVFDARLRARRERLVRDSFLDAKRRKLATDLEERERAAEVAEAADPVKQAERREKDVAARLQEELAEFQARKAKKPAAAPTSTSKSSEQVKKEENGGVALDKERMLKVSWERNSGDYTAIKLRELFEKFGGVEDVVIRSKASKKRGSAIVVMSSKEAAVAATHSMCGSLSNPLLVLPVQAVASDISSSFPTKSAEPVNPKLSNIIGAGFQDYEASIMKKLQKANDLKKNTQ, encoded by the exons ATGGCAGGTGGCCGGAGTACGGCGGCGGAGGAAGACGAGAACGTCGACCACTACGCCGTCCTTGGACTCCCCTCCGGCGAGGAGGGCGCGAAGTTAACCCTAAAGGAGATCGAGAAGGCCTACCGGAACCAGTCCAGAATCCGCCACCCGGACAAGCGGCCGAATGATCCCAACGCCACCTCGGACTTCCAACAGCTCAAGACCTCGTTCGAGGTCCTCAAggacgaggcctcccgctgcgtcTTCGACGCTCGCCTCCGCGCCCGTCGCGAGCGTCTCGTCCGCGATTCCTTTCTCGATGCCAAGCGGAGAAAGCTCGCCACCGACTTGGAGGAGCGCGAGCGGGCAGCGGAGGTGGCCGAAGCAGCGGATCCCGTCAAGCAGGCCGAGCGTCGGGAGAAGGATGTGGCGGCTCGGTTGCAGGAGGAGCTCGCCGAGTTTCAGGCGAGGAAGGCCAAGAAACCTGCCGCTGCCCCCACTTCTACTTCCAAA TCATCTGAGCAAGTAAAGAAAGAGGAAAATGGGGGAGTTGCATTGGATAAGGAAAGAATGCTGAAGGTCTCTTGGGAGAGGAACTCGGGAGATTATACTGCCATCAAGCTCCGGGAGCTGTTTGAGAAGTTTGGAGGGGTTGAAGATGTTGTGATTAGGTCAAAGGCATCAAAAAAGAGAGGTTCTGCCATTGTTGTCATGTCTTCTAAAGAGGCTGCG GTGGCTGCTACACACAGTATGTGTGGCAGTCTTTCAAATCCTTTACTTGTTCTTCCAGTTCAAGCTGTTGCTTCTGATATATCAAGTTCTTTTCCCACAAAATCTGCTGAACCCGTTAACCCAAAACTCAGCAATATTATTGGTGCTGGTTTTCAAGACTATGAGGCTTCTATCATGAAGAAACTTCAAAAG